The window ccctctagacgggtcgtgacacaggaTGAGGAGAATATGGAATGGAATATCATGCATATATCAAAAGAAGCAAATTTGTCCCCAAAGATGATCAGCAACTTGAAGAGTAATGTCAAAGCCAAGGCTGGTAAGAATAACAAAGGGCAAGCTCTTCCCATCAGACAATTATCTAAGAGGCTTGCAACCTATAAATCAATCCCTAGATGATGAATAAAGCTTTAGTTTGGAATATTAGATGAGTCAAAGCTCAACAAGCTTTTGAGAGATTGACTAATCTTAATAGAAGACATCATTACTGTTTTATAGGTCTGATGGAACCCTTTTAGGATTCATCAGATTTGGACATGTTTAGAAGAAGAATTGGACATCATTCTGCTTTTGCTAATTTCTCTGAAAAAATATTGTTGTTTCTTATAGAAGAATTAGTGGTTAGTATTATTGAAGATCATGCCCAACGTCTTACAGTAAAACTAGTTCATCAGCATATTGTCTTGGAGTTTTTAGTCACCGTAGTGTTTGCTTCTTGTGATGCAACTAAAAGAAAGGATCCATGGGAGTCTTTGAATCAGTTAGCAAGTTTATATCAAGTACCCTGGCttgtgggaggtgatttcaatgctGTTATTTTTGATGAAGAGAAGCTAGGGGGTCTGCCAGTGtattttcaagaaacataagATTTTGCCCATTGCATTGCTACATGTGGGCTATATGACATGGGATATATTGGTAGTACttttacatggtggaatggtagagcagATGAGGCAATTATTTTTAAGAGATTGGATAGAGTACTTTGTAATCAAAAGATGATGGATAAATATCCTCAAATGACTGTGACTCATCTGATTAAAAAGGGTTCAGATCATGCTCCTCTTGAGTTGAAAGTTTCTACAATAAGTGAAAGAATCATAAAACCATTTAAGTTTCTGAATTTTTGGCATCTTTCATAAGTGGCGTCACTTGAAGAGGTGATTGTGGCTCATAAGGCACAATTTGAAGCTGATCATTCTACACAAAATAGAGCTATGCTACATAAGGTGCAGGCAGAACTTAATAGATATCTACATTTAGAAGAGGAGTATTGGAAACAGAAGGCTGGTTTGAaatggtttgaagaaggagaaagGAGCACTAAGTTCTTTCATTCTTATGTGAATGGCAGAAGGAAAAAGCTTAGATTGACTTCTATACAAAATGAGAATTGTGACTGGTTAACCTCAAAGCAAGACATTGTAGATGAAGCAGTGAGATTCTACAGTAGACAGTTTTCTGCAGACAAAATTCCTGAAGATTTTGATCCTTTGATGCATATTCCTAACATAATTACTAGTGAACATAACCAGAAATTGATGGAACTGCGAAGTGAAgagaaaattaaagcaacaatatTTGGGTTGAATGGGGACAGTGCAAATGGACCTGATGGTTTCACAGCACTGTATTTTCAAAACTACTGGGATATAGTGAAGGATGATACTATAAATATGGTCAGGGCTTTCTTTGTTAGAAATAAGCTTCCTAAGTTCATTACACATACAAACTTGGTGCTTTTTCCTAAGAAGGATAATGTAGAATCTTTTTCTGATCTTAGGCCAATAAGTTTGAGTAATTTCAGAAACAGATCATTTCAAGACTACTACATGACATATTGGTTCAAGTTCTGCCTTTGTTGATATCTAAGAATCAAGCTGGTTTTGTGAAGGGTAGCATTGTGAAGAATGTTTTATTAACTCAAGAGATTGTGAGAGACATTGCCAGGAGAACTAAATTAGCTAACATGGTTGTTAAGCTGGAGATGATGAAAGCTTATGATAGAGTCTCATGGTTGTTTCTAACAAAAGAGCGTAGAAGCTTTGGATTCAGTGAGATTATTATTGATATGGTGTTCAGATTGGTATCCAACAATTGGTATTCAGTACTGCTAAATGGGAAATCACATGGGTTTTTCAAATCTTCCAGAGTTGTTAAACAAAGAGACCCACTCTCCCCTACATTGTTTTCACCATCCAATTTCACCAAGTTGTGCGagtacctacctttcccacctcggtaggcgaacccttaactcaatattcacaaataaaaatagaaaatagCGAAAGAAGTAAAATGGCGAAAGTCTCACAATTATAATATAttataaataagaaaatgtggaagtaaatgaaatcctccccagtatctagtctggtcatacaagagcatctaactaaaatctactaGTCTTGTATATCAATAATACAACAAGTCCGAATATATCTCGGAATAGGaattaagacataaataagaagaatcttcaaggcggcggacgactcgtgctcaccctgtagactctaggCAATTCTCGGAGCGACtttcagccacgagaaacagaagtagatccaacTTGGAATTAtacattcataaaataatgcaacaagtgcaggtcagtacaaaaccacagtactggtaggtatcatcggccaactaagtatagctaacataattcagagaataaagcaagataggcagataaatcaacaactataagtcaaacataatcggaaccaagtacacatcatctcctaagtaaagcatctacaCCCAAATGTGCCAGTCTCAATATGTCCGATCTGAAACCAACAAATCTcgtaaaacaccaaatcatctctaTATAAGCCatggtgcaatgcaatgcaataatgtctGAATACAAACGCAATGCCATGCAATGCTGTgtgcacatgtactccggacggagtacctccacgtctcggtagcacaaccaaaggtgactcgcgaagtctaagtgccactcatctcggatctttgcccaacagacagacgagactccgAATCTTTTCCCACGGAGGGTTCTCACCAGCACC is drawn from Lycium barbarum isolate Lr01 chromosome 8, ASM1917538v2, whole genome shotgun sequence and contains these coding sequences:
- the LOC132607892 gene encoding uncharacterized protein LOC132607892 — protein: MGYIGSTFTWWNGRADEAIIFKRLDRVLCNQKMMDKYPQMTVTHLIKKGSDHAPLELKVSTIMASLEEVIVAHKAQFEADHSTQNRAMLHKVQAELNRYLHLEEEYWKQKAGLKWFEEGERSTKFFHSYVNGRRKKLRLTSIQNENCDWLTSKQDIVDEAVRFYSRQFSADKIPEDFDPLMHIPNIITSEHNQKLMELRSEEKIKATIFGLNGDSANGPDGFTALYFQNYWDIVKDDTINMKQIISRLLHDILVQVLPLLISKNQAGFVKGSIVKNVLLTQEIVRDIARRTKLANMVVKLEMMKAYDRVSWLFLTKERRSFGFSEIIIDMVFRLVSNNWYSVLLNGKSHGFFKSSRVVKQRDPLSPTLFSPSNFTKLCEEEVNKVDDEDCQGIYEDCSSPFVNLNKSAFYVHHKVSSQMIRSILDTTNIRKGTFTFTYLGCPIYYERNKIAYYDGILKKIWNRIQSWQGKLLSYGQRAVLISNVLQSMPMHLLSSMSPPIGVIRLIHRMLARFFLSYNTETRSSLYFVVPDISTEDEIEVKQFSKRGEWDVQALKDLFPEDTIHVTPPMPMTRKASASQRGKAIADEGTTRVPPVDVGQRESQSEAPSQTAPALEELRRAVATAPPVPPPDTLGQEMRDVIRLLTRLAAAQAQRQGMSVGYANRVVSAMVRYFINLDPPVFSGSDPVEDP